Within Cyprinus carpio isolate SPL01 chromosome A7, ASM1834038v1, whole genome shotgun sequence, the genomic segment TAGTCACATTGACGTCGTCCCGAAAAGGTCCATCGTGATTGGTCGCAGCAGCTTTCAATCACACGTTTCGCTCAATCGGGCGCCTCCTCCCACCCACAGGCGAATGACGCACGAGTCATGTGTTGTTTGTGCTGCGCTCCGTAGTGTACACAGGGCGCGAGCAGCAGATTGGTGGCCCGCTAGGAGGATCTACCGATAATAGACCGGGTAAATGTGGTCATGTTGCAGTTGCTGGCATTGAGTTCGAGGAGCATTGGCTGGGATACCTGCTTTTCATGTAGCGGCCGAGAGAAGCTCAACACTGAAAAGACTTAAGTGCGCCGCCTGAGACACCGTTCCCCCCAAACAAACATGGGGTCACAGTCTATAAGCCTGAGGTAAAGTGACCTTAAATCTCTTATCTGATGGCACATTTCGGGAACTACCAAGAAGGCAAAGCCGCTATGTTGATGCTGGAAACGCAACAGCGGGCTGTCGGGACTAAACCTGCAGCTGCAGCGGCGAACGGCGACACTTCTGTCGGGGAACCCCCTTCCGTACTTGATGTCGGCGGCGCTGCGTTTCATCAACCGAGTGAACAACAtcatcaacagcagcagcagcacctgGAATCGCCGGCGAGGAAAGGATCCATGTCCTCTCTTAACCGGGCGCTCGAGGACGCTGctgtgagtaacacacacactACCTCAGCTTGCCCTGCTGTGAACGCCGTGTCGGACGACATTAGGAAGTGTGGCTATCTGAGAAAGCAGAAACACGGACATAAAAGGTTTTTCGTCTTGCGGGCGTCGAGTCACCTGGGGCCGAGCAGACTGGAATATTATGACAGTGAGAAGAAATTTCGAAACACTCTGCGCTCGAGCGCCGCCGCCGCCTCCTCCTCAGCTGGTGCCTCTCCCCCCAAAAGAGTGATCTATCTCTACCAGTGTTTCACTGTGAATAAAAGGGCGGATTCTAAGAATAAGCATCTCATTGCTTTGTATACTAAGGATGAATACTTTGCGATTGTCGCTGAGAATGAGCAGGAGCAGGAGGAGTGGCACCAGGCGCTCAGTGAGCTCATGAATGAGGGGAGGAGAGGCCACCTGGACGCCGATGAGATTGACGATGGATACGGTACTGTGACCCCTGGGACTGACTTTAAGGAAGTGTGGCAGGTAAATGTTAAACCGAAGGGCTTGGGCCAGACGAAGAATCTAACCGGCGTGTATAGACTCTGTCTGTCTGCCAAGAGCATTCATCTGGTGAAGCTGAACTCTGAGACACCTTGCGTGAACTTGCAGCTGATGAACATTAGACGCTGCGGCCATTCAGAGAGCTTCTTTTTCATCGAGGTTGGCCGGTCTTCTTCTATAGGACCTGGGGAGGTTTGGATGCAGGTGGATGACTCTGTGGTGGCTCAGAACATGCATGAGACCATTCTAGAGACCATGAAGGCACTGAAGGCTTTTGCCGAATTCAGGCCCAGAAGCAAAAGCCAGTCTTCTAGCACCAACCCGATGGGTTTCATCACCACACGCCGACACTTGGGCAACCTCCCACCCAGCCAGACGGGGCTCCAGCGGCGGTCTCGGACCGAGTCTGTGGTGGGCACGCCACCCAGCCGAAAGAGCAGTGGAGCAAGTGGGTATCGATTCCGCACCTCCAGCGAGGGAGAAAGCACGATGAACCGCCCCTTTCGCTCTGTTACAGGTAGCCTTATTCATCTCAACACAGCCCGTGCTAACCTGAGCCGACAGGAAAGTAGCAGTGGGGCAGGGGCCCGCTATATTCGTGCCCCACCAGGCTCCACTTATCATGCCCGTTCTGCCTCGCTGCCAGTGTCACACTTTCCTTCCACCAGCAGTCCCATCAGCATGTCCAGCAGCAGCGGGCATGGCTCTGTGTCAGATACTATCACTCGCCCCTCCAGCGCGTCCATTTGTGGATCCCCAAGTGATGGAGGATTCAACTCATCAGATGAGTATGGCTCCAGCCCTGGAGACTTCCGGTACTTCAGAGTACGCAGCAACACCCCCGACTCCCTGGCAAACACACCACCGATCCGTGAGGAGCACTGCCTCAATGACTACATGGCTATGGGCTGGAATCGCGATGTGTTTGGAACAAGTGCAACTGAGGCAGTCAAAGATGAGAGTGCAGATGAAGATTCACGATCGGGGTCTTTAAAGAGGCGGACACCCTCCTTCTCCAGGCAGATAGGGGGCGCTAGTGCTGCTGGAGTTGCTGTTTATCAGAAGATGACCCAGACCACCTTCTCGCTGGACGAGGCTGTGGTTGAGAGTAGCTCTTGGGGTGGCAGTGTCCAGACTGTCTCTACCTCCTCCTCCCTCTGCTCTGACTACAGCTCCAGTTCTGAACACAGCCAGGACCGGGCCCCTAGCTTACGGCCTGCAGATGGGATTAAGGATGATGGGTACATGCCCATGATGGCAGGTGTGCTGCCCTCCGCTAGTGATGCAGACTACATGCCTATGCAACCAAATATCCTCCTCTCTGCCTCTGCACAAGCCCAAAGTGCTACTTTACATGTTCCCCAGCACATGGACTCTCAAGGCTATATGATGATGCTCCCAGGTAGAAGTGGGGCTACTGACTCTCCCGTCCCATCCAGCCCTGACATCAGCAGACGAGCAGAGGGACGAAGAGCCTCAGACCGCCTTCAGAATGCAGAATACATGGATATGTCTCAGAGCAGCGCCACAGCTAATGCTCAAAAGGTTTCCGCTGAGAATTATTATGCCTTGACCACTCCTGGTGTCCCCAAATCCTACAGTCCCTATTTCTCCCTCCCTCGCTCATACAAAGCTCCATCCAGAGACCAGGGTGAGCATGATGATTATGTTCCAATGAGGTCCCCAGCGAAACCAGTCTACATTTCACCCACAGCCACCCCAGATCGCAGTAGCAGGTGCCCACCTTCTGAGTCCTCTCAACATAATGGCTTCATGGACCGCCGAGCCGTTCGGCCGAACCGCCTGCCCCTGGGAAGGCGAAGTTTGCACAGCTCTCTGCGAGCAGGAGAAGTGGCAGTGTGCCCTTCCAGCCCTGGAGAATACATCAATATTGAATTTGGGGATCGGCCCACATATTCTGCCGAAGGCTCCCTCTCAACCCTTAGTATTAACCGGGAGCAGCGTAAGTCCCCGCTACCACAGGATTACATGACTGTCGAGGTGGATGGTCTTCCACCGAAGAGTCGGTCCCCACGGCCCTCTCTGGTGGCCCCCTGGAATCCTCCTTCATATATCCGGCCTTCCTCATCCTCCCACTGCAGTAGGCTCACAGTGGGTAAGCCTGACGACTACACGGAAATGTCTTTTGGTCCTGAGGAGGAGTCCAAGAGCCCTACAGCCATGCTTGAGCACCTGTGTGTTCTGGAGCAACAGTTTTTCCCCTTcagccccccgactgagcctaaGGTTGTCCGTGCTGATCCTCAGGGCAGGCGTAGACACAGCTCGGAGACCTTTGTCACATCATCAGGAGTGTCAGGTAGAAGTGGCACGGACTCCAATGGCACCGTGCCTAGCAATAGTGGGGCTCACCAGGTGGGCTGCAGCAATCGTCAGAACTTTGACTGTGTTTGGACTGACGGTGTGAGATTTGGCAGTGAGGTTACACATGGAAACTCCTCGAATAGAGACCGTTCCCCCTCTGTGAGGTCTGCGAGGACTCTACCTGTGGAACACCAGAATGGCCTGAACTACATCGCCCTAGACCTGAGAGACGATCTCCAGCCTGGGAACAGTCATGATGCGCTTCCCTTGTCATCCTCCAGCGCTCCTCCCCCAGAGAATGGTGCCTATGCCAGCATAGATGTAATGAAATCTGAGGGGCTTACATCGGCCTCTAAAGGTGAGCAATCTTAAATATGATTGTTTTTCATGACATGTCATGTCTCCTAAAATCATTTCTCTAAAATCATCTCTTTCTTTCTGAGCAGACTTTCCTTTCTGGCAGTTAGTAtgtctttgttttaaatgtgtttaatatgttGATATAAAAGACACATTTCTTGAATATGTCAGCCTCAGTTTTTTAGTTTCCAGTATTTCCATACTGGAAGAATATTTTTTATCTTCTAAATAAAAGTTCAGATTAGCTGCTTTATTCATTTACGcacttgtcgttccaaacctgtatgactgactttcttctatgTAACAAAATATAGTTACGATAAAATGAAATgcctcaatgtttttttttcctatggaaTAAAAGTCCAACGTTGTTTACACTCTgttgactttaattgtatggGGAAAAACAGTtgcaacattcttaaaaatatcttgttttgtgtagTTGAAagaaagtcaaatcaagtcacctttatttttatagcgctttatacatACTGGTTGTCAAAGCTGCTTTACAGTGTTAAagaggaaaatagtttgtcaataatgcaagaagacaatataacaaagagtcatttttccagctaaagtcagttcattggttcagtgatgtcatcgtccagttcagctctcttccaatagtgccTTAAACTTTTGTGTAACAGACCCCCTCCTCTTGGCATCTCCTTCCTGTTGCATTCTCTAACTCCTTTGCcctgaatgtttttcttttttatctccACTTTGTTTAGGAGCTGCTGTGTGCATGGCTGAGTGTGTATTGCTGCAGGGTGACTGAGAGAGTGAAGTGTTATTGAGTCAGTGTTCTCAGCAAGCCCTGGATGACTCATTTGTTTATCATAGTTGAAGAATAgatgaatgtgtgtgagagagaaaaaggtTGCTTTAAAAGAAATGATAACTTTATAGCATCTCTCTcaccctctttctttctctcgtaCCCTTCTTTTCCTTTGGCAAACAGAACAGTTGTATGACTCAGGTGATgatacacaaacttttttttcaggcAGCGTTGCTGCCAACTAGCTACAGATTTAAAATTTATTGCATGATATGTCATTGGCTAAAGGATTCGTAATACACCACACCATGCTTTTGGGGGCACTGCAGGTAGGATACTATTCCAGTAGTCTTCACTAGTTTATTAAAACTGCGGGGTAATTTCTGGGCCACTACTGTGTCATCGCACAAATGTCAAGCAGGTCTCCCTCTGTCAATGTTAATGTTGACTAGTGCTCAGACAAACAGTTAAATGTTATACAGGGAGTTCAACCTGCAGATAGTTTACTTGTATAGTGGTttacttataatttattttacattgaatcAAGTACACTTTCATTgtgtaaaattatacattattagtTTTTCCCGTTGTGTGTGATTATACCTGCTCTATATAGTTTTAGTgtgatatacagtactgtgcaaaagtcttaagccactagtattttcaccaacaaaaatggttttaagtcagttatttcaaTCTTTTGCTGTTGTTTGCCAGTAGGAAATATTAGTTTACATtaccaaacattccttttgccattacagtactgtgaaaagttttaggtACTTGTATAAAAATGGACTGGATGAcagtgagatcagatctctgtgtggagcactggctgttgtcagactccttgtgcaaacaaaaatttcACTGGATTATTACTGGATagtaattaatggcaaaaggCATGTTTAGTAATGTAAACTGCTATTTCATACTGAcgcactacagcaaaagatagaaataactgacttaaaaccattttttttttgttggtgaaaatactaatggcctaaatTATGGAGTGACAGTTTATGTTGTCTTTTCAAAAGTTCTCTCTGTGTGGCCTGCACATTCACTCAGGccacattcattattttaatataataactaatatcaCTTGTTTTGATTATTGTTTGTGTCGGCTTGATTAGCCTGCCCAattgttgtttttgattcatAGATACAAACTGTCCATAAGTCTGCAAGTGCATATGACATggggtgtgtgatattgacaaaaaaaaaaaatgttatttttatttattttgggtttttattgatattgaaaatcagacaatattttgctgactGTGTTGTGATGGTGCCTTAAGGACTgctgtggacagctgactcctaaagattttaatattctttatattccgtgtggtggtcagttcacagcagtgatagaaatttaTCTTTTCCagtaagtttaaattgatttttaaactttatgggccttttttttttgtttgtaattttgcatCAAATTCTTACAGTTAATCAATAAagttaataacaacaataacaacaagacatttgggctgttaccaaacaaataaaatcagtatcaacaaaattattCTTTGCATCTGAATAAtggcatctgaagtggcatttagatgc encodes:
- the LOC109093375 gene encoding insulin receptor substrate 2-B-like; this translates as MAHFGNYQEGKAAMLMLETQQRAVGTKPAAAAANGDTSVGEPPSVLDVGGAAFHQPSEQHHQQQQQHLESPARKGSMSSLNRALEDAAVSNTHTTSACPAVNAVSDDIRKCGYLRKQKHGHKRFFVLRASSHLGPSRLEYYDSEKKFRNTLRSSAAAASSSAGASPPKRVIYLYQCFTVNKRADSKNKHLIALYTKDEYFAIVAENEQEQEEWHQALSELMNEGRRGHLDADEIDDGYGTVTPGTDFKEVWQVNVKPKGLGQTKNLTGVYRLCLSAKSIHLVKLNSETPCVNLQLMNIRRCGHSESFFFIEVGRSSSIGPGEVWMQVDDSVVAQNMHETILETMKALKAFAEFRPRSKSQSSSTNPMGFITTRRHLGNLPPSQTGLQRRSRTESVVGTPPSRKSSGASGYRFRTSSEGESTMNRPFRSVTGSLIHLNTARANLSRQESSSGAGARYIRAPPGSTYHARSASLPVSHFPSTSSPISMSSSSGHGSVSDTITRPSSASICGSPSDGGFNSSDEYGSSPGDFRYFRVRSNTPDSLANTPPIREEHCLNDYMAMGWNRDVFGTSATEAVKDESADEDSRSGSLKRRTPSFSRQIGGASAAGVAVYQKMTQTTFSLDEAVVESSSWGGSVQTVSTSSSLCSDYSSSSEHSQDRAPSLRPADGIKDDGYMPMMAGVLPSASDADYMPMQPNILLSASAQAQSATLHVPQHMDSQGYMMMLPGRSGATDSPVPSSPDISRRAEGRRASDRLQNAEYMDMSQSSATANAQKVSAENYYALTTPGVPKSYSPYFSLPRSYKAPSRDQGEHDDYVPMRSPAKPVYISPTATPDRSSRCPPSESSQHNGFMDRRAVRPNRLPLGRRSLHSSLRAGEVAVCPSSPGEYINIEFGDRPTYSAEGSLSTLSINREQRKSPLPQDYMTVEVDGLPPKSRSPRPSLVAPWNPPSYIRPSSSSHCSRLTVGKPDDYTEMSFGPEEESKSPTAMLEHLCVLEQQFFPFSPPTEPKVVRADPQGRRRHSSETFVTSSGVSGRSGTDSNGTVPSNSGAHQVGCSNRQNFDCVWTDGVRFGSEVTHGNSSNRDRSPSVRSARTLPVEHQNGLNYIALDLRDDLQPGNSHDALPLSSSSAPPPENGAYASIDVMKSEGLTSASKD